The Triticum aestivum cultivar Chinese Spring chromosome 4B, IWGSC CS RefSeq v2.1, whole genome shotgun sequence sequence CGCCGGGAGAGGCTTGTCGGAATCCAGTTCCCTCCTCTTTCTGGCCATTATTGTCGGGGATACTCAGGGTTGGGTCgggtggagaacaaaagtccctggttccacaggaagatTTTGTGCAGCGCATTTTGACAGATGATCGACAACAGTGTTTTCCGCACGCggcacgtgctctgtttgcaatccatcaaaacgctcctccagctttctcacttacCTCGAAAGGCAAGTATCTGCTTTCACGGCGCGGGTTCGTCGACGTCTGGGCCATTGCGCCTGTCCGATTGACAGCGGGTTTCACGGTGTCGTTCTATGGTGACGCGCGCGTCATTCCTCCGCCGATCTTCCAGGATCTATCGCTGATCTTTATGGGCCCGAGGATTAGATGAAGCCATCGATGCCTCGTCGGGCTCCTGGTTGCGTGGTTCTAGTTGCAGCCTCTGCGTTGGCTGTCGTGGAGGTGACTGTACCGTTGGAGTGGCCCCCTCGACTTGGCCAATGGCTTGAACTGTGGTTATTGCTTGTGGGCGTCGCGGTGGATCCGCCCACTGGTCGCTCGGCTCCTGCCAGTACCAGTGGTGGCAACGTCGCGCTCTTGTCGCCGCGAGCCAGCCGCCACGATGGTATGGTGGCGAAAAGGGTGCGCCTGGGGGTTAACGACCTCGTTCGGCGCTTCGTCTTGGTTACCCTGCCCCGGGGGAGGCGCATGCCCCGCTGTTGCGCCCGTTGCAGGGACAGCCAAGGGGCCGCGGTTCACACCAAGGCGAGCGTTGTCAATGTGGCTACGTCCTTCAGCATGATGGGGAGGTAGAGACTGTGTTCTCCCCACCCGTGCGTTGTGGAGCACGGTCGTCGAAATGTTGTTGATGCCGCCCTCCTCCGACGTTTCCTGCTCCTGCTTCGGTCACGGGGGGAACGATGACAGCGCCGCCTGCGCCGGTCACGTTACCCACGGCGTCTGCGTCCCCCGACGCCGCTGCAGCCACCCTTCGAGGTGGAAGGATGAGCAGTTGCGCCGGACTTCTTCTTGAGCGACATGGATGATGAAGCCAACGATGAAGAAGATGGCGACGAAGATTGACGTGTTGTTCACGACCTCAGGTTCGCACAAGCGCtcctcctacctggcgcgccaagttGTCGTGGTAgaacacggccacctatggggccatcagcccctttGTGGTTCAACAGAGGGgatcgcattgcacaaagagcagaggccgTGGGACAGCACGGTAGTGATGATGATgctggttttacccaggttcgggccgctaagaagtgtaaaaccctactcctactttggtggattgatggaggGACCGTGAAGAACGCACGGGCAAGGTCGCCTCggggagagcagctacgcgcgtatgagtataCGAGGGTCCgcatcctttctaaggttgccacggtcctccttttataggctaaggggttaccacaatggcgaAACAGTCATTATCCAGTGCTTAGATAGCTAACAAtgatatcatacctaactctggcaattagaacaaagcacattaaatgcactactaggtgtcacgcgttttatgcatcaccaatttctttttttatcattttacATTGGAAGTAAAGTGAACTTCAATTATTACCCAATTGTGCCCATGCTATCTTGTCTcatgtgaaatttaacatgcatAATGTTTATATACAACTAAcaaaatatttcaaaagcccgtgATTGTGCCCATGCTATCTTGTCTCTACATGTAACATTTAACATGCATAAAGTTTATGTACAACTagcaaaatatttcaaaagcccgtggcaactCACAGGCATTCTACATTGTTGTTTGAGACAGGATGAAACATGCTAAATCCCATGTGAAATTATCAAAAAAGAAATATAATCAGGCCAACATCCACCCAATCAAACCCCGTATGAATGTTCAGCTTCACCAGTTGACAAAACACAACAAAACTAATGAATAATGATGTTCAGCTTCACCATTTGCCCAAGTGATCAAACTGAATACACATTGCATAATAAACATACAAAGACGGGTAGAAAGACCTAAGAAGCACGACCTATTTCCAATAAACAGGCTGAAAATGTTTACTTCACCAATGCAAAATATGTCGGCAACGGCCTGTCTCTAACTCTATTGTGTATGCTCCTGCACCTTCCTGGTTAACAAGGATAAAGAAAATACTCCAAACACAAACTCAAATCTAGAGTGCACACACCTCTGGATAAAATGCAGCACAATTTATCCAACATGGTGATACCAAATCACGATCTCGTAACTTGCCAATACTCGATTGGTGCAACACATGCATGTCAAATGGCATTCTGATCATGTGCGCAACTATGGCATGTTAAGGCGTTTATAAGAATCTCAAGCAAAAGCTGGTACTTTCAGACCACCATGCCAAAAGTTGTTCCATAGGTCAATTATCAACCAGTTTGGTTTGGGACAGGCAATGTATTGGGTGTTGTAATCAAGATACACTGCATTAGCTGATGGTCTCTGTGATTACACAATCTGTTTGGTTCAAGCAAGGTTTGTTTTCCCATTACAACACAGCTCTGACGCAGGATAGCTTGGGACGCCTGAAAACAGAAGGAAAAAAAGGACCGCGGCTCGCCCAGATCCAGCACCAGAACAAAACTAAACAAACCGAGATCGATCCAGAACCAGCCCAAACAAGGCCAGATCAACGAACACAGACGCGTACAGAGAAGATCTCTCCTGGTCCAGAGGCTGTTGGTACATCGATTGCCAAATGAATCCAAGATTTAGCGCACTGGATTCTATAGATTCGTCGGTGGGCGAAAGGAGACGGATGAGAGCAGGGAGGTTGCCAGCGCAGGTGCTTGCTGCTGCTCAGGGTCTCTGAGCCTCAGGCCTCTTGGTGAGGAGAAGGTTGGGATGAGAGGGCTCTTGGTGAGGAGAAGGTTGGGACAAGTGAGACGGCATGCGGTGTTAATCCCAATCCAGCTGGGATGGTGTTATCCCAATCCATCTGGGATGGGCCCTTTTGGGAATTGTGTTATCCCAATCGAGCTGGGATGGGCCCTTTTTGGAATTGTGAAGCACCGCATCTGATTACAGGGTGACTGAAACCCGAAACAACTGAATCAAACATGTGCATGGTATTCACAAGCCGATGTAATCGGAAGACAGCAAAAATTCTCCTATATCTTGCACACATTTTGAGCTCGTTGATTTAGGATTTCAAGTTGTAAGTCGTAGTGGTATCTCATGGTTACTGTTTGCAGACAGGACCAAGCCTTGGTAAAATATTCTGAACTACTACTGCTAAGAATGATAGTATGTATCAATGAAGGAATGCATATTTGCAAGCAAGGGCAAGTAGCATCTCCTAAGTTTTGGATGGCGAATAGGGGACCAAGTCTCTCGCACAAACTACTAAGCAGGTTTTAGGACAACAAATACAGATTCTTATATGTGACCTTCCAATACATAGGTTCAGAACATTTACGGCAGGGCATCACACACAGGCCCGGAGGAAAAGATAGAGTAAATGTATTCTACTAGGGAAATCAGAGGGTTTATGGCATCCAGACAGGTCCTCTTAAGCAAAGCTTCCAGGTTGGGCCATACTCTCAGTCATCTGGTTTGGGTAGGGGCTCCAATAAGCAGGCTCCAAACTTCATTGGTCTTGGCTGTTTTCAGTAAAGGATTGGGCAGGGGTGCAAATGTGAAACGGACAGGTTCATCGGAAGAGAGCTGAGCTGGGTTCAATGTGTTTCAAAGGCAGATGTGGTTAGAAGCAAGTATTGAACATGTAGTCACTATATACATGTCAACACGCAGAGGAACCATACCTGTTGGATTCGACAACCTGCATTTTAATAGCCATAGCGTTTTCCAGATGAAAGATAGGTAGAGCCAGATAACCTGATAAAAAATTTGCAAACAGTACCAAGTGAAAAATTACATATGGAATAAAGATAAGCATACAAAGATAAAAATGGAATATTAAGTAAACTTGGCCTTGGCCAAAGTTTGCAcaaaatgatactccctccatctcataatataagataTTATTACAACCAACATATCAGTACATTGGTTCTAATAACATcttgtattatgggacggagggagtaatagacaGCAATATATCGAGTGTAAAGAAACATTAATATTTTGGTTAAAAAAAACCATGCCTATACATGTGCCGCTTAATTGTGATTAGGTGCTAGGCGACAGCAGAACGGCAAGCGATTATTGTAATAGCCGTTTGCTTAATCGTGCCTAGGCATGCCGTTTAGGCAAAGTAGGCGCTAGAGGCAGAACTAGCAATTTACACTTAGGCTTTTTTTAACGTTTTTTCCCTACACAGAACTATGGTCAACAACGAGAATATGTATACAGGGTGACTCAAAAAAAAGTCATCCTTACCCGCTGCTGCCAGAACCACCACTGTAAGCACCATAGCCGCCTCCGTAGACCTAGAGATGGTTTCAGTTCGTATTGTGGGATAAGAAACCTGACAAAATGTTGGCAGGATTCGCAATGAATAAAATGGATGCTATACCTGGGAGCTGCCATAATTTGCATAACGGTCAACAGGAAGCACATCGTCTGATGCACGATATCCAATGGAATATGGATAATCGTGCCCAGCAGACTTACTGTCTCTGCTTAGATACTTTGGCTCATCGGGCACACTAGCAGGCAAAGGGTGATATGGGATCACAGGTGGAAAACCTGATAAAGCACCTTCTCTTTCAAAGAAGTTGGCTTTCAGCCTTGTAGTTATTTGCACAAGAGCATGCCTTGCAACATCAAGATCTCCGCCGATCTGTTGTACATGACAATTACAACAGTAAATATTTTTTATGGCAATAAGGAGTCGTGAAACAAAGAACATCAGAAGTTAAAATTGTTACCTGGACCATCTCTTCATCGTCCGATGCTACTTTTGGAACATCCTCCTTCGAAATGATCCGTATGTTTGCTCTCGATGTTCTTCGTATCTCCGTAATGATTGAACCACCTTTGCCGATCAGGCACCCTATCCGTGATGTCGACACCAACAAACGTGTAGTATATGATGGCTCCCCCGATTCTGCATCAATTTTCTCACTGCATCTTGGCTGTAAACGGACTGTAGCATCAATTGTTGGAGAGACAGGATCTTCAAAGAACTGCATGGCACGGAAAATTAGAATTAACCAGGACCTGCTACTAAAATAAACATGGAAATGTATCATGCAAAAACTGAAGAAGAGAGAAATTACCTCCTTTGCCGAAACTGTAATTATACAGTCATCTTCAGCACTCGAACTATCCACTTTGATAAAAGCTCCAGATTCTTGCCTAATCTGTTTGATAATTCCACCTCCTTTTCCAATTACACCTCCGACATTCGCCGCAGCACAAAGCAGACGCAGGGTAAACTCTTTTGCAGAGCTCACCTCCCTCCGTGGTTGGTATATAGAAGGCCAATCTCCCACTATATCACCTTTGTATCGTCCATAAGGACTAACCATAGGAGTAATCCCTACAACTGGTGCAGTAGAGGAACTACCAAGGCGGGAGCCCGCTGGAAAAGGTTGGGTTAAGCTGGATGCAAGGAGATGCTGTGACCTGGATGGGTTGCCATGGAGGCGAGATGACACTTGGAGAAGAGCTTTTCTAACTACAATCGGATCCCCAATTATCTAGTTTTAAAATGATAAAAAAAATGTTATATATTTATGATTTCACAGTGACACTACAAAACAATACAATAATATATAGGACTAATTTTCTGTACTCCTGGGAGTATGTACTCCCATCTTCAATATACCTCGTATACGCATTGATTATACCTCTTTATCATTCTCAATATACTTTATTAAATATTCTAAGATACCACAATATGAGTTTTGTTGAAAAAATATCATTTGTGACGTACTTTTTGTAATATACTCCCTTCATTTCTTTATTTAAGGTGTATAATTTttggcacggtgaccaaggcacataatttTACACAACTTAGGACGAAACTAACCTTGGCTAAATCATTTATTAGCGGCAAGTAAATCATTTGGAAGAGATACACGCAACCGGGGGAGAGATAGTTTCCTTTCCTTCTCTATAATGAGAGATACATGCAATCACGGGAGAGATTCTTTTCTTGTCTTGGAGGGCTAAAGACGGAATTACGAGGAATTaaaagaaatgcaccttacattgtggaattttatcaaaaaacaaatacaccttatataaaggaacggagggagtacctttttcACATACAAACAAATCAATATATACGTAAACCTTCGAAAATATGAGACACACATGATATTTTTCATGAAACTCATTTTGGGgtatctaatactccctccgtccggaaatacttgtcatcaaaatgaataaaagaggatgtatctagatgtattttagttctagatacatcattttttgtccattttgatggcaagtattttcggacggagggagtaattaataatgaagtatattaaaaataatagaggtataaaagattcatctatgtggtatatgaggGGTGGGAGTACGTACTCCTAGGAGTACACAACCATTTTCCTAGGCTGCAAAATATGAACTATTTGTATGTCATATATATATAGAAAgtctattcatcacccagggtgcagaataagttattcttcacccgagttAACCTTACGgtcatttcataaataaattacatttgaaatacaaatagttacattcatattaaTTCACtgcgtaaaatttggcataagaaaaaaGGTATAGGTCATAAGAAAAAAAACtgcattttatgtatattttacactatgtttttacatctgtaattttacgtaacataaaatattttttacggcgattatatattttattGCGTTCTCTTTGTACAtttgaaataagacaaaatttacggaacgtaaaattacggtgcattgatattaaaatagagggggggggggaagaatagtcatatatatatatatattaaactaAATAAACTGAAGAACATATATCCATTTATTAACATGCCCGTTATTCAATTAATGAGTACAAATTTACAACCAGAGCATATGAAATACCTACTGCACATAAACAAGTAAACATTTGTTGTAGtagatactcccttcgttcctaaatgtaagtctttttagagattctaatatagactacatacggagcaaaatgagtgaatttacactctaaaaaatacgtctatatacatccgtatgtagttcatattgaaatctctaaaaagacttatatttaggaacagagggagtatttagtaAGGCTACGGATACCACATGTCCACATGTACTATATAGAAGAGAGGATATACTTGCTATACGAGTATAGTAGTACACCTGTACATTTATTGCAGGAAAAAGGAGGGGAAAATGACTAACCAGGAGAAGTTCATCACCACTAGTAGCACATGCAGGAAGGTGTTCATTACTAAGAACACGTATTTGTGAACCAGTGTCGCTGCGGATTCCCTGGATGATATGCCCACCTTTTCCAATAATGCATCCAATCTGATCAGATGGCACAAGCAACCGAACAGTAACTTGACCTAAACCCATTTCATTTTCTTCGTTCACAGGACCATCATCTGTGGCAAGCTTCTCATGAACCCTAAAGAGAGCATCTTGAGCAGCGCAAACCTTATCTTCAGTATCTTCAATAATATTAGTCTCCCTGCTTGAGCTAAATATTGTTATGACTCGGTCATCGCAGTTAGGGACACTCTCACCAATCCTAATCTTAGCTTGAGTATCGCTCCTCAGCTGCTTGGCAATTTCTCCACCCCTCCCAATTATACTCCCTATTTTCCTAGACGTGCAAAGGTAGCGATAGACAGTGTCATCTGGACCAGGAGCATATGTATCACCACCAGGATTTCTTCTCTTGCCACCTCCATTTTCAGCATAATCAGACTGCCGCTTTCCATGACTGTTCCTGTGCCCAGGACCGACCATGATCTAAAAGCAGAGACAGAATAGCCAGCGACATAGAATACCGTGAGAACTAAATACAAACTTAAATAGAAAAAATCTTCAATGCCAGTAATAACACAGCATGTCATGTGGTACATTAGGATTCTTCATAAAGAGGGTAATATTTATTTTCCATCAAGCTTTTCCCCTCCAAACCAAGGTAGCATCAGGCAGCAGCTAAGACCCTCGATACCATATGATAGTAAAAGATGATAGCTTCCAAATAAAAGCATGCATCACTCACCTGGACCTACTTATGTTGTGTGCCCATGTTAGGACCACCAAAAATGAAGCAAATATTAAAATCCACCAGGTGGAATTGAGGGCTATAGCAGATTGCAGGCCAACGCTTAATCAATGCACATGGCAAAATCAACTGCGGTTATAAATCCTTGCCAAATCAAACACGGAAACCAAATGCATGCTTCTGACTAGAGAACATCTCCAAGAAAGACATCCAACTCAACGAGAAAATAATGAATTTTGGTCGCTTTAATACATAATCATCCCACAGGaaaagatgtaatttttttcaaataaGAGCATGCATTACCTGTACCAATATCTGCTGTCCATGTTAGGACCACTAAAAATGTGGCAACCCTTAAAATTGACCGGGTGAATTTTAGGATTATGCCGCTTAGTGAACGCACATAGCAAAATCAATTGAAGTTATAAATCCTTAACAAATCAAATATATAGAAACCAAATACATGCCTCTCACTAGACGAAATCTACTTAGACAAGACCTCTGCAGACAAAAGAGTCTGTTTGACAAGAAAATAACGGTTTCGGACTTTCGGTCTCTTCAACACATACATGAGCCTCTTTCTGGGCAGGTGAATTAACAGGAGAACAAATCTTTGGAAAAACCTAAACAGAGCCCATACGAAAATGAAACACGCAGGCATCTACCGAAAATCAAAACCAAAAGGGCCCGCTCTCTCCATCCTCTCATTACGGAGCGCCAACCTCCCAGATAAGTGCCCCAAACTTCACTTCGGGAGGTACATCTAAAGGAACTTGCGCGTCAAGACAGACGCACATGAACCCCAATTCACCTGCCTTTAGTACAAACAAACGTTTATACTATCATTTACTCAACCGCGCAGCAAACAAATCATCAAGAAAGTGGATGGATCATATAACTGACGAGGATGTTCACGGGCGATCCTCGGCTGTAGCTCACGGCGCGGGCAGCCATGTGGGAGGGGGCAGACCAGCAAAACAGTGGAAACGAAGGGAGGTAGAAGGGGTGGGGGGGGAGGAGAGCTCACCACGCCGGCCGCCGGAGAAGGGTACCAGATCTGGCGTACGGAGACGAGGAGAGAACGACAAGTCGATGAGTCTCACGGAACAGAAGGGGGCTAATTAGCGATTTGCACCCTGGGTGAAGGCTCTACCAACTtccaacacaaaagaaaaaggtaaagattcAGATCGAGCAATCATCCTCGCAAGGACTTACTTTAataatttctttaaaaaaaattgagtGGATCCTCGCAAGGAGCTTTTCCTTATATGTCGCGTATTGCAACGTGAAAGGAGGGCTCGCCTCTGGTGCCCGCACGtatgggctggcccatttagcGCGTTTTGCTATCGATCGATGCGTTCGCTGCGTTTTCTTCGGGCATGTCAATGTTTTTCTCGGGTTTTTTATTTACTTTTCCTCTTACGTTTGTATTTTCTGATTCCTTGTTTTTCTTCAACTAGTTAGTCTGCACGTGCACGTCTTAATTGATCAATGTAGACCGCAATACAACATGTAAATAATACtcctctgtctcaaaataagtgtcttgagtttagtacaattttgtactaaagctagtacaaagttgagacacttattttgagatggaAGGAGTAAGTGTTTTCCCCTTTCATGTCATCATTCATAATTCTATGACCTCTCTCTTATCCCAACTACATCTATCTATTTTCAAACTGGCAACGGGCAGTAGCCCAATGGTTAGAATCATGATGGCATGCCTAGTAACCATAATTCGACTCCATCAGAAGCGAATTTCACTTTACAAAAATATTTCACCAACGGGCAAGGGCTAGCCATGCAGGCCTAACCGCCCAACCATACTACCACTGGCCAGGCTTTtcttctactcacccacatctgttgttattcttcggcgacggcagccttACACCGTAGCTGAACCAGTGAAGCCTCGTAGtcccctccacgtgggcatccacctACTTCGTCTTCCTGGCCCCGCGTCGTTCttttcctaggcctcgctgtcgtcaaCCGCCTTGATGCTCTCATCGGAGGAGGACTTTAGTCGGTGAGGCTggcagctggacccaccagctacatctttgaacacaaggaagtgcctccttattactcgtaaaataaaaatgattccttccctgacagctgggactcagcagctatatcttcgcatgtaaGGAAGTGTGTCATTGtcctccctgacagttgggacccattagttatatcttcgcacagaaggaagggCGTCCTTATCTtccctgacggctaggacccacccggtcgaagcatacatagcgttgtatgtctggtcgcgaacgtgtatgtacatactggtcaatcggtctctctgcaacgatgtACCTTGGTCAAGCAAGCAGCGGcatgtgtagtagtagagcccctaacgtagcagttcaggcaatcccttctaaactgtgtacacgtacgtacagccacatgccaaaaaatacggccacgtacatacacacgggcggggtctcgaacacctactagcgtatacgtacaaccagggctcgtgtacattgaaAGGCAACTGATGGCAGCAACGGTGTCTTGTTCATCGAAAGACAgccgactgggtcggaatggaaaAACAGCggtgtgttcatcgggaggcaatagaatgcgtcatgttcattgggagccaaccggcttggatggaacagccgaaacaAAGCCTGacgtatgctacctcttgagcttgcattggttttttcccttgaagaggaaagggtgatgcagcaaagtagcgtaagtattttcctcagtttgagaactaatgtatcaatccagtaggagataacgcacaagtcaccgaatacctgcacaaacaatcaacaacttgcacccaacgcgataaaggggttgtcaatcccttcacggttacttgcaaaagtgagatttgatagagatagataaacggtaaagtaatatttttggtatttttggtttatagatcagaaaataaaagattgcaaaatagtagatcagaaactagtaagatgtaaaagagattcaatataatggaaaagagacccgggggacataggtttcactagtggcttctctcaagatagaaaatattatggtgggtgaacaaattactgccgagcaattgatagaaaagtgcatagttataataatatctaaggcaatgatcatgaacataggtatcacgtccgtgtcaagtagaccgaaacgattctgcatctactactattactccacacatcgaccgctatccagcatgcacctagagtattaagttcataaagaacggagtaacgcattaagtaagatgacatgatgtagaggaattaactcaaacaatatgatgaaaaccccatctttttatcctcgatggcaataatacaatacgtgccttgctgcccctactgtcactgggaaaggacaccgcaagattgaacccaaaactaagcacttctcccattgcaagaaagatcaatctagtaggccatactaaaccgataattcgaggagacttgcaaagatatcaaatcatgcatataggaattcagagaagaaccaaataatattcatagataatccaatcataaatccacaattcattggatctcggtaaacacaccgcaaaagaatattacatcgaatagatctccaagaacatcgaggagaacacggtattgagaatcaaagagagagaagaagccatctagctattagctatggacccataggtctgtggtaaactactcacacttcatcggagaggcaatggtgttggtgaagaagccctccgtgatcgaatcccctccggtaggacgccgaaaaaggcccatagatgggatctcatgggtacagaaggttgcggtggtggaaaagtggtttcgtggctctctaggatgtttttagggtataagagtatatatataggcaaaggagctAGGTCatgggagctacaaggggcccacaaggtagggggcgtgccctacccccctaggcgcgccctactgcctcgtggccgcctcgtcgcgtctccgacttcatctccaagtcttctggtttcctttcggtgcaagaaagatcatcgtgattcgtgaaagtttcattccgtttggactccgtttggtattccttttctgtgaaactctaaaataggcaaaaaaaaacaaaaactggaactgggccctcagttaataggttagtcccaaaaataatataaaatagcatataaatgtctattagacatccaaaacagataatataatagcatgaaacaatcaaaaaaaatacgttggagacgtatcaagcatccccaagcttaattcctgctcgtcctcgagtaggtaaatgataaaaacagaatttttgatgtgaaatgctacctaacatatttatccatgtaattttctttactatggcatgaatgttcagatctgaaagagtcaaaacaaaagtttaatattgacataaaaataataatacttcaagcatactaacaaagcaatcatgtcttctcaaaataatatggccaaagaaagctaccttacaaaatcatatagtctggctatgctccatcttcatcacacaaaatatttaaatcatgcacaaccccgatgacaagccaagcaattgttttcatacttttgatgttctcaaactttttcaatcttcacgcaatacatgagcgtgagccatggatatagcactaaggtggaatagaatatggtggttgtggaaagacaaaaagggagaagatagtctcacatcaactaggcgtatcaacgggttatggagatgctcatcaatatatatcaatgtgagtgagtagggattgccatgcaacggatgcactagagctataagtgttgctacctcttgagcactgcgttggttttcccttgaagaggaaagggtgatgcagcaaagtagcataagtatttcccttggtttttgagaaccaaggtatcaatccagtaggaggctacacgcaaatccctcgtacctacacaaataaataagaaccttgcaaccaacgcgataaaggggttatcaatcccttcacgtccacttacaaaagtgagatatgatagagataataataagataaatatttttggtatttttatgatatagattggaaagtaaagattgcaaaataaaatagatcagaaacttatatgatggaaaatagacccggggggcataggtttcactagtggcttctctcaagatagcataagtattacggtgggtgaacaaattattgtcgagcaattgatagaaaagtacatagttatgagaatatctaggcatgatcatgtatataggcatcacgtccgcgacaagtagatcgcaacgattctacatctactactattactccaaacaccgaccgctatccaacatgcatctagagtattaagtttataagaacagagtaacgcattaggcaagatgacatgatgtagagggataaactcaagcaatatgatataaaccccatctttt is a genomic window containing:
- the LOC123092178 gene encoding RNA-binding KH domain-containing protein RCF3 → MVGPGHRNSHGKRQSDYAENGGGKRRNPGGDTYAPGPDDTVYRYLCTSRKIGSIIGRGGEIAKQLRSDTQAKIRIGESVPNCDDRVITIFSSSRETNIIEDTEDKVCAAQDALFRVHEKLATDDGPVNEENEMGLGQVTVRLLVPSDQIGCIIGKGGHIIQGIRSDTGSQIRVLSNEHLPACATSGDELLLIIGDPIVVRKALLQVSSRLHGNPSRSQHLLASSLTQPFPAGSRLGSSSTAPVVGITPMVSPYGRYKGDIVGDWPSIYQPRREVSSAKEFTLRLLCAAANVGGVIGKGGGIIKQIRQESGAFIKVDSSSAEDDCIITVSAKEFFEDPVSPTIDATVRLQPRCSEKIDAESGEPSYTTRLLVSTSRIGCLIGKGGSIITEIRRTSRANIRIISKEDVPKVASDDEEMVQIGGDLDVARHALVQITTRLKANFFEREGALSGFPPVIPYHPLPASVPDEPKYLSRDSKSAGHDYPYSIGYRASDDVLPVDRYANYGSSQVYGGGYGAYSGGSGSSGLSGSTYLSSGKRYGY